The Loxodonta africana isolate mLoxAfr1 chromosome 12, mLoxAfr1.hap2, whole genome shotgun sequence genome segment AAGTTTCTGTAGCTCAGCATCCTCCAACTCACCCTGCCCCTGTCCAGTGTCCCATTTCCATTTTGgctcagggttttcttggttccAGTTCTCCTGAGCCTTGTTCCTGATTTCTTTCATGATGACTGTGACCAGCGACTTGCCTTCAGGTCTCTTTTCTCAGCAGCATCACCAGGCATCTAATAAGAAGCTTCTGGGTCAGAAGCTGTGTTTCTAGtgacctcattcttcttcactttaaagagctcacttactttatttttaaaacataacctGAGAAGCTTACTTATTTTAAACCAATAAATTTCACCCACTGGCATGTATTGTGATCGCTGATATTCTAAGATCTTGAATCGTTTTGCTCAACTGGTGCCCTTGAGTTGCTTGAGGGAAGGGTTTCTGTTCTTTCCTGCCTCTTGGTCATATGGCTCATCACCCTTCTTCCTCCTCTGGTCGCACTTGCTGGGAGGCTGGTGACATGGGATAACTAATGAACTGACCATCCCTATTTCAGCAATGGCAGCATCGTGGTGGAACATGATGTCATCCTTCAGGCCAACTACACTTTGGATTTTCAGGATGTGTTTAAAAACCTCACTAAGATTGTAAAGGCAAAGATTACTGATGAAACCAAAAATCCACTTGAGGATATTGACAAGTGCCAAGGTAGGCTGCCAGAGAGCCCTGGACGGTGGTGGGAAAAGTTTTGGGGGGAACCTTAGGGAGGTTTCAGCTTCCCCCTCCTCTACTCACCTCTCTTCTGGAACCCCAGAGACCTCTCTGTAGGAGCCCAGAAGCCAGCCCCGTACCTCCCAGACCCAGGCTGGTGTTGTCACCAGCACTAATCTCTCGCTGCGTGTCTGGGATGGGCTCTCGGTGGAGGGTGTGGTATAAAAGAAAGAGGAGACCTGGCTACACCCAGGGAGACAGAGCGGAACATCCctgttttttccttccccacccacTCTTGGCAGACACAGCCCTGTGCTATAATGAGGAGGACACGGTCGTGGCAGAGGTTGCAAAGCTAAACTTTGACCCCCAGGGTAAGCAGCGCATGGGCAGTggcagggggcggggggcagAGTGTAGGTGGTAAAGTGTGGGAACCAAGGGTGCTTTAGCAAAGCTGATGCCTGCTCCCTGCTCCGCACCCCCAGAACAGTGCGTGAAGAATGCTGCAAAGGACTTTGCCCAGTTCTACTACGTGGATGAGCTCAAAGAGAAGCTGGTCTGTGTGACCAAATGTACTGCAGGGACAAAGACACAACTGAACTGTAACAAGGGCACCTGCCAACTGGACAAAAGTGGGCCCCATTGCCTGTGAGTGCCTGCCCTTCTGAGCCCAGTGCCCACCCTGTCCCcgaggaagggcagggtggggtgggcAGAGCTCAGAAAATGCCCCCTCCTCCGCTCCCCTCCTCCACCTGTCTGGGTGTCCTCGTCTCCTCTACATCCCTCTTTCCTCTCCCCTACCTCCTACACCCTGCCCCCCACCTCAGTGAGGGGTAGGCACAGATTCCTAGCCATGAACACCCTAGAACTGATTAACCCCTTCCTGAGAAATTTTGAGTTATTAATTTTCaaatctatatctgtatctatatctgtTTTTGTTGCTATTTCTTTACCTATATCTATatcatcaaggagccctggtgctgcaaatggttaatcactcagctgctaactgaaaagttggcagttcaaagccactcagtggctctgagggagaaagacctggcagtctgctccagaaaagattatagcctagaaaaccctatgaggcagttctctgtcacatggggtcaccatgagtcagaatcaactcaatgacacctagcaacaacaacgttTAAATCATCAATTTCCTTTACGTCATCTCAGCTGTGTTGCCATTATCACCTCTAGCTATACAGAGCTCAAAGTTCAGGAGACCATAAATCAAAGAACAAGATATGACACATAATAACAGGCCCATCTAGGTGCCAACTTCTTAGAGATTAAAAGGGCAAAACATCATGTGTCTCAGACAAGGCACCCAACACTCTCAGATCCCTCTGAGCCCCAGTCATTCTGAGTGCTGCCCTGCAGCCCACCTACCCATCACCCCCTCCTTCTCCACCACCTATTAGCCTAAGGGAGTCAGAGACCCTGGCTCCCTGTGCGTCCAGTGCCTCTCTTGAAGTCAGAGCTGATTTACTGTgccatgtacattttttttttcttttgggagaCGGGGTGTGAGGGGTGGCCAGCCCTAAGCATACATGTACCCCAGGTGCCCGACCACGAACACGCATTGGTACTGGGGACAGACCTGTCAGTGGAGTACTAGCAAGAGCCTGGTGTACGGGAGCGTAGGGGCCGTGGTGGTGATACTGGTGGTCACAGTGGTTGCCCTGTCCATCTTCCTGGGCCAATTCTGGAGAAAACTGCACAGGTGAGCATCTGCACAGGTGAGCATCTGGTAGCCTGGGCAAGGCAGCCAACACCACAGGCCCAGAGAGCAGGGGTGTGGACAGGGACCCCGGGAAGGCTAGCTTCAGTCTGAATGTCCCAAGGCTTGTGAAAGGAGCCCCCATTTCGGGGAGCACCCAGGCCACCCACCAGAACATGCCCTGAGAACCACACAGCATACAGGGAGGAACCAGGAGAAAGACGAGCCACCAGAGGCCGCCCCTCCTTGCCCATCCAGCCTTCCCATTCATCGCCCTCTTTACGCTCACAATAGGCTTGCTATCCCCAAAGTGCAGCACAGGGCAAGTAACTACAGGGTCCCACAGCTGGCTCTGCTCCTTCTGTGCCAACAGGCAAAGAACACAGCTGTGGCCACATAGCAGTGCCCAGCCCTCTCAGCTCTGGGACAAAGGTAGCCTTTCCATATGATGTGAGATATCCATTTGACACAAATGGAAACAGAAACCTATACAATGAAATGACAGTCTCCATGCCCTGTCCCCACCTGGCATTTGTTATCTCTGTAGTTGTCACAGAGCAGTGCTTTCACACTAGGAACCTGTGGATGTGCTGTCTGGGTCTCCCTTTCCCAGCTGTGAAATGGGGTACACACCATTGAGAAGTTTGTCGTGAAGTGCCCAGCACAGTACCAGACCTGGCAGGCAGGCAAAGGGAGCTGCCATGACTCTAGCCCCTTCTCACagataggaaactgaggcccaatgcAGAGTGATCTGTCCAAGACCACATGGGGTGTGaagagcagtgcctggcatggGGACAGGCGGTGGTGATGTGGCTCTTCATTCTCTATTgttgccaccatcaaggaccaTGACAGCCCTTTAAGAAGCTCTGCCTACTGTTCCACAGTGTGGAGGGCCAAGAACCTCTGAACTTCCCTCCTCTGTCTCCTTGGCACCAGCTGGCAGGACTCATGACATTTCTATCAGCAGGCAGGAGTACAATCTGTCTCACGAGTGGCAAGGAGAAGAAGTCCCTGGACATTTCCAGAAGTGGCAAGGGGAAGAAGTCCTTGAAGGTTTCCAGAACACTGGCATTTGGGAAGGTACTTTGTATCAGGGGCGAGAGTGGGGGCAGAGCTGGATgatggagaaagggagggaaggtgTCCTTGCCCTGACTGTGGGTGACACAGGCATCCTGGCCCCCCCACACACTGTTCCCTCAGTGTGTGACCCCTCCGACGTGCTGTGGCCGGGGGGGTGACATGGGAATCCTGCCAGCCCAACCCACACCTGCTGCTGCAGCTGGGTTCATGTGCCTCTCTGCTCAGCTGCCTCCGGTGGCTCCCAGGACTGGCAGGGAATCCTCCAAGTTCTGCCTCCTCCTGGTCCAGACCCTCTGCAAGCCAGCCTtccagtcttttctcctgctcctcccCTTCAAgtgggaaaagaagagaaagcccAGGAGGCACTGTGAAGGGCAGACAGGAAGAGATGGTCAGGAGGCTCAGggagagcctggagccaggggcCTGGAGGCGGAGGAGGAAGATGCACAGTCGTGGGGGCAGCACTGAGGCCAGTTAGGCCTGAGACAGGGCAAAGCTGGCTGCTGTGGTTACTGTTGCTATGAGAGAGATACAGGTGACTGAGCagcccttcctcctgcccctgacCCCAGGCAGCCCCACCCTGGTCATACCAAGGCCCTTCCTCCTATCCCCTGACCCCAGGCAGCCCCGCCTCAGCTATACCAGGCCTGCTGGCAGCTGGCTTACATGGTCAGGACTTTTGACCTCAGTGCCTCTCTGATCCCTTCAGGCTGCTTCCTCTGTCCCTGGGCCACACTGGTCAGCTCCCCATGTTTGCTCAGAGCCATCAAGGTCCCATAAATGAGCCTTAAGGGTGGAAGCACAGACAGGAGGAACATCGTTTAAGGAGATACTGGACTGGCTCTTCAAACCTGTTCCTTTTACTGGAAAAACTTTCCTCCTGTGCCTCCCCAGCCTCCTCTAGGCCCCCTCTCACTGCAGTGCCTTTCCCTACAGATAAAAGTCTGAAGGACGAATTCAGCCTTGAATCTACCTACAGCTGCTTCCAGCCCTCCCCAGAGAATGTGGACCCCACCACAGAGGTGACTCAGGGCCTGCCCCCAGATGGGAGCTGTCCTTTCCGCATAACTCCCACCCTCCTCCCTTCCTGGGCGgaggagggggggagggggggccgGGTGCTGCCTGGGGAGGGCGGACACACTCAGCCACTTGGCTGGTTACTTCCTGCTTGGCTGGCCACTTCTCGTCCTTACCTCAGAGAGGGGATCCCTCAACGACGGAAGCAGCATTAGAACTGGCAGGACCCACTGTCTCAGAGTGCCCTTGACCTCACCTATGTCTCTCCCCCAGCTCCACATTCAGAGGCTGAAGGTGATGACAGTGGCTCAGTGAACAGGACAGTTCACCTAGACGTGGAAGATGAGACAGCAGCAAGCAAAGAGCCCCCCAGACCTTCCTCCCCCGACTTGAGTTGGTCAAGAGGAAACTGGAGTCAGGAGCCAAGGCTGGGATTGGAGCCCCCTCAGAGCTGGCCTCTGTGTCTGTCCCTGCCAGGCAACTGCTGGGGAGGTGGGTGGAGGCTGTGAGCCAGCCCCCTGCCCTGGCCCTGTCTACCAAGGAGCCACAAGGCTTTCAGTCACCTGGGAATCCTTGTTTGCTCCCAGGTGATACCGCACTCTGGGATTTTACGTTAAAATAAAGCAACCTTAAAGCATAGAGTCTGCTGTGAGTgttttccttcccctccccctacaGGGACCTGGCTCAGCACCTGGGCTTCTGCGAGGTACCTTCCCAGAAGGAACACTCTTCCCAAGGTTGGGTGTCGAATCTGAGCTTGGGGCGCCTGGCCCCTTCCTGTGCCCATAGGCAgagcccctggcctgctgtggGCTGGGGAGCCCAGCCCCACATCTGCCCAATCTCTGTGGCAGATGAGCCTCAGTCCAGGGCCCGGGTGGGGAGAGACCTCAGATTAAAAGGTAGTAGAGTTCCTAGAGGGGAAAGGATTGAGCACTTGGCTCTGCTGACCTTGAGATGGGGCCAAGACCACTCCAGATGGCCACAACGGCCCAGTGTTCACCTCTGGGTCCACAGATCCAAGAACTCCCAGCCATCCCAGGGCTGCTCCCCATGTTCTGGTGGGGTACTCATGGGGCAGTAAAGAGGGCTTGGGGAGAGGGATGAAGGGAAGTATCTCCTCTCCAGGGGTTGGGGTGGACCCCAGGGAGGTCTGCAGCTCTCTTCACTCAGGCCTGACCTCTTCCATCAGTCCACCTCCCTCCAGGGGTCTTCTCCTTGATCCCCCAGGCTGCCTCAGGAGCCTACCCCCTGCCCCT includes the following:
- the LOC135232894 gene encoding mucin-12-like, which gives rise to MPAICALLLALLLWAPISAVEAYLLLSQLSPGNWGRGRGGSARRVIIWSHLLPSVQCLDDGTWNGNQCFCLSGFLGDHCEFYPSTGLCENGGTWDGLKCICQPGFFGYQCQSLLHSISIDIPEIINATVGVLLKVTYRNFTKDLENASSEAYQNFTKLFKERMDEVYKDLLGYGGVIIRKLLNGSIVVEHDVILQANYTLDFQDVFKNLTKIVKAKITDETKNPLEDIDKCQGRFQLPPPLLTSLLEPQRPLCRSPEASPVPPRPRLVLSPALISRCVSGMGSRWRVWYKRKRRPGYTQGDRAEHPCFFLPHPLLADTALCYNEEDTVVAEVAKLNFDPQEQCVKNAAKDFAQFYYVDELKEKLVCVTKCTAGTKTQLNCNKGTCQLDKSGPHCLCPTTNTHWYWGQTCQWSTSKSLVYGSVGAVVVILVVTVVALSIFLGQFWRKLHSRQEYNLSHEWQGEEVPGHFQKWQGEEVLEGFQNTGIWEGTLYQGREWGQSWMMEKGREGVLALTVGDTGILAPPHTVPSVCDPSDVLWPGG